The DNA window TCCATGGTCTTTCATATCACATGCACTTATACAAATATAATTTGGGATTCAGTGCTGGCAGAGTATAGGTATAAGCTTGATAATATTAAAACATAACACTTTAACTGTAATGACATTCACACACTGAAAGCCACGCCTCCAACTCTTCTAATAGGATGCCTCTGCTTTATTGCCCCCACTGCTACGCAATGCAAATTAGCATGAGGTATTGAAAGCAATTTCACTCTTTCTGTGAAAATGTTATCACCTACATTGCCATTGGATGCAATGAAACCACCCGACTTTATATCCGGCAAATCCCATGCAGCGACATTAGAAGTTCCTGCAGCCATGTTACAAGTTCAAACACTTGAAGGCGTGATGTTCTGTTGTAGGCTATAGATTGACAGGTTTTAAATCCCCCCCATAACATCGTTTTGAACTTCTAACTTGGTAGGAAtaataacccactgggcacagacctcaattcaacgtctattccacgttggttcaacgtaattttaTTGAATTGATGTGGacacaacgttgattcaaccagtgtgtgccaagTGGGAAGGAAGGGAGCGGTTTGTGACACACAAGAGCAACCGCGGGGTAACGCTCAATCTGATTGAATCAAGACCCTAATTTTAGAAAGATTAAAAGGAAACTGGAAACTAGTGACGCGTTGCCACTGATCAAAAACCAATCAGCAGACTGGGCTGTTTTTGCAGATGGGGTGTAGGCCAGGTTGGCAGCAGACTGGGCTGGCCAGGTACAGACTGGGCTGTGGGGGAAGTAGGCCAGGTACTGGTGGCCAGACTGGGCTGTGGGGGTACTGGACTGGGCAGGCCAGgactggtggcagcagactgggCTGTGGGGGAAGTAGGCCAGGTACTGGTGGGCAGACTGGGCTGTGGGGGTAGGCCAGgtactggtggcagcagactgggCTGTGGGGGGCCAACTGGTGGCAGGCCAGgtactggtggcagcagactgggtactggtggcagcagactgggCTGTGGGGAAGTAGGCCAGGTGGCAGCAGACTGGTGGTACTGGTGGCGCAGACTGGGCTGTAGGCCAGGTACTGGGGGCAGAGTAGGCCAGgtactggtggcagcagactgggCTGTGGGGGAAGTAGGCCAGgtactggtggcagcagacttGGCACTGGAGGAAGCAGGTTGGACTGCAGTGGGAGCAGCCTGGGTGGGGATTGCAGCTGAGAAGTCGGCAGTAGTGGTGGTGAAGTCATCCAGAAGACTACCAACTGTGGGGTCCATTGCATAGTACTCAAAATCAGTCTCCTCCGAGTCAGGGTCCATGTCCTGCATGGCCTTCTCAGTCTGCCTGAGCAGATAGTCCATACACCAATTAGCTCTCCTGAAAATGAAAAAGACAACAGAATGCAAAACGAGACAAAAATAAATGAATATGATTACAATATCTTCATCAAAACACTGACACATAGTTTTGTTTCTGCCATGTTTTAATGGATGTAATGCTATTCGTTAAGAAATGACAGTGTGTTATGTACTGAGGTTCCTCTTCAAGGCTATAGCAGAAGAGAGCACTTACAGAAGCTCTACCAGAGCTGGCGGTGCcctgagagacagcagagacagtggTGGTCTTCACAAAGGCTGTAGCAGAGGGGGTCTGGGAGAAAGGTGAGGTGGTCTTCACAAAGGCTGTAACAGAGGGGGTCTGGGAGAAAGGTGAGGTGGTCTTCACAAAGGCTGTAACAGAGGAGGTCTGGGAGAAAGATGAGGTGGTCTTCACAAAGGCTGTAACAGAGGAGGTCTGGGAGAAAGGTGAGGTGGTCTTCACAAAGGCTGTAACAGAGGAGGTCTGGGAGAAAGGTGAGGTGGTCTTCATAGAGGCTGTAGCAGAGGGGGTCTGGGAGAAAGGTGAGGTGGTCTTCATAGAGGCCCGTAAGCAGGGCTGGAGAGGGGCCGGTAGAAAGTGCAAATGGCTGATTATTATATAACCTAATATAAAAATGAGTAAACAGtattaaaaacaaatatatagtTAATCAAAAaagctatttttatttaactaggcaagtcagttaagaacaaattcttattttcaatgacagcctaggaacagtgggttaactgccttgttcaggggaagaacagcagatttttatcttgtcagctcggggatttgatcttgcaaccatttcagttactagtccaatgctctaaccactaggctacctgccgccccctattGACAGGTTAAGCTATATAACATTTACACGAACAGGCTTTCTAGGCACATCGTGCTGAAATGATGAAGGAAATACAGAAGAATATTGATATGAATACCGACAATTTTCTTTCTCCATCATGTTTTGattgatgtacagtgccttcggaaagtattcagaccccttgtcttttcCCACAATTTATTACGTTAAAGCCTTACCCTAAAATAGgctaaaaaaaacaactttttcctcagcaatctacaataccccacaatgacaaagtgaaaacaggtttatagatttttttttgcaaatgtataaacaataaaacagaaataccttatttacataagtattcagaccctttgctatgagactcgaaattgagctcaggtgcttcctgtttccattgatcatccttgagatgtttctacaacctgattggagtccacatatGATAAATGCaattggacgtgatttggaaaggcagacacctgtctatataaggtcccacagttgacagtgcatgtcagcgcaaaaaccaagccatgaggccgaaggaactgtccgtagagctcataacaggattgtgttgaggcacagatatggggaagggtaccaaaacatttctgcagcattgaaggtcacaaagaacacagtgaccaccatcattcttaaatggaagaagcttagaaccaccaagactcttcctagagctggccgcccggcctaactgagcaatcgggggagaagggccttggtcagggaagtaaCCAAGAACCTGATAatcactctgacagtgctctagagttcctctgtggagctgGACAACCttcactgcagcactccaccaatcaggccttaaacGTAGAGTGGCAagatagaagccactcctcagtaaaaggcacatgatagcccgcttggagtttgttgAAAGgcaaccaagattgaactcttcggcctgaatgccaagcgtcacatctggaggaaacctggcactatccctacggtgaagcatggtggtggtagcatcatgctgtggggatgtgtttcagcggcagggactgggagactagtcaggatcgatgcaaagatgaacggatcaaagtacagagagatccttgatgaaaacctactccagagcactcaggacttcacACTGGGccaaaggttcactttccaacaggaaaccctaagcacatagccaagacaactcaggagtggcttcgggacacgtctctgaatgtccttgaatgacccagccagagcttggacttgaactcgattgaacatctctggagagacctgaaaatagctgtgcagcgacactacccatccaacctgacagtgtcacaccctgatctgtttcacctgtcttctgattgtctccactccctccaggTGTCGTTGATTATCCCTGGTGTATTGTATCCCcgtttctcct is part of the Oncorhynchus tshawytscha isolate Ot180627B linkage group LG18, Otsh_v2.0, whole genome shotgun sequence genome and encodes:
- the LOC112246767 gene encoding putative GPI-anchored protein pfl2 — encoded protein: MKTTSPFSQTPSATASMKTTSPFSQTSSVTAFVKTTSPFSQTSSVTAFVKTTSSFSQTSSVTAFVKTTSPFSQTPSVTAFVKTTSPFSQTPSATAFVKTTTVSAVSQGTASSGRASES